In Cutaneotrichosporon cavernicola HIS019 DNA, chromosome: 1, one DNA window encodes the following:
- a CDS encoding uncharacterized protein (Glutaredoxin-like domain (DUF836)), with translation MPPRLPRLTLFTGGKECGLCEANLVAIRHTHPFEIKLWNIREPPTDAKEEEVHKWRRAYQYEIPVLHVDGQRALKNNITQEDLRRVLDEWRAKNAEGKD, from the exons ATGCCGCCCCGACTTCCCCGCCTTACGCTCTTTACAGGCGGCAAAGAGTGTGGTCTCTGCGAG gccaacctcgtcgccataCGGCATACCCATCCTTTCGAGATCAAGCTGTGGAATATCCGCGAGCCGCCGACCGatgccaaggaggaggaagtgcATAAATGGCGCAGGGCGTACCAGTACGAGATT ccGGTTCTCCATGTCGACGGGCAACGGGCGCTCAAGAATAACATCACGCAGGAGGATCTGCGGCGAGTGCTCGATGAATGGCGGGCGAAGAACGCTGAGGGGAAGGATTAG
- a CDS encoding uncharacterized protein (Contains two conserved F residues), with protein sequence MSSGPPGSFGGPPGPPPGGPAARVPPGPPAGGPGFAAPGSFPPGMAGMPLPNFPPPLPPNWSEHRAPDGVTPYYYNTATKASTYTRPTFATAAPAPAAAPKEKKKKKEKPKDRVPIPGTGWTRVTTNEGNVFYFEKETKRSEWTIPDEIAEAVAAFDASEAQERKQKAEEARIERLREQERVRAEVAEERKRKAEEKKRKADAAAEGAPGAKKSKAAEESGGFVEDDGAPEVEDEVEWKRAVAAEFDAVDRRKAADAAKEEGDAEKAGEEAAKKVFAVPEKVQVSAEEGRALFKALLIEKEISPFAPWEQALPLFINDPRYVLLPSMKERRDVYEEYCRTAGRAKRTSKAEPAKAKADPERDYRALMREEVTSTRTRFDDFRRKFKKDRRFWAFGRDDREREKAFKVHLRELGERKRADAERAEKDFLELLSETHIAPEAEWSQVKRGISHDSRYDAVGSSSLRAELFATHLKKLAAEGNAEDPATRRAREKKERQEASLAQRQNAVRAHQAVIGEEASKARRSAGREEGERLFGSLLVDVVRSDTTWEDILPILRQDRRFAHPALRDGDRRRLLEGHVERIRETKADELSSLFARHAKLETTFGDIYEKIADDALVQRLGLGAAALEERFNAWRRARETVARAEFYDLLRENNFVEFWGRMRNKVLDDAATKVKQDEDEVEEGMDVTALAKQVDLAEIKAILRRDQRYRQFDHVGDEREMWLREYLENLEGSTGTETIHKIG encoded by the exons ATGTCGTCCGGCCCTCCTGGCTCATTCGGCGGCCCTCCCGGACCCCCTCCAGGCGGTCCTGCGGCTCGAGTTCCACCAGGTCCCCCTGCTGG TGGACCAGGCTTTGCGGCTCCGGgctccttccctcccgGTATGGCAGGGATGCCACTGCCCAACTTTCCCcctccactccctcccAATTGGAGCGAACACCGCG cccccGACGGCGTGACGCCGTACTACTACAACACGGCCACCAAGGCGTCGACGTACACGCGTCCTACCTTTGCTACGGCCGCGCCGGCACCCGCGGCAGCACCGAAAGAGAaaaagaagaagaaggagaagcccAAGGACCGCGTCCCCATTCCGGGAACGGGGTGGACGCGCGTCACGACCAACGAGGGCAACGTCTTCTACTTTGAGAAAGAGACCAAGCGGTCCGAGTGGACGATCCCCGACGAGATCGCTGAGGCAGTTGCGGCTTTCGATGCCTCCGAGGCTCAGGAGCGCAAGCagaaggcggaggaggcgcgcatCGAGCGCCTGCGTGAGCAGGAGCGggtgcgcgccgaggtcgcagaggagcgcaagcgcaaggccgaggagaagaagcgcaaaGCCGACGCGGCCGCTGAGGGGGCTCCCGGAGCCAAGAAGTCCAAGGCTGCAGAGGAGAGCGGCGGTttcgtcgaggacgatggAGCGCcggaggtcgaggacgaggtggagtgGAAGCGTGCCGTAGCGGCCGAGTTCGATGCTGTCGACCGTCGGAAAGCCGCTGATGCGGcgaaggaggaaggcgatgcggagaaggcgggagaggaggccgcgAAGAAGGTGTTCGCCGTCCCCGAGAAGGTGCAGGTTTCTGCGGAAGAGGGGCGGGCACTGTTCAAG gcgCTGCTcatcgagaaggagatATCACCGTTCGCACCTTGGGAACAGGCGCTTCCGCTCTTCATCAACGACCCGCGCtacgtcctcctcccgaGCATGAAGGAGCGTCGCGACGTGTATGAGGAGTACTGCCGCACGGCAGGTCGGGCGAAGCGGACGAGCAAAGCCGAACCGGCCAAGGCTAAGGCCGACCCGGAGAGGGACTACCGTGCGCTTatgcgcgaggaggtgacctcgacgcggacgcGCTTCGACGACTTCCGGCGCAAGTTCAAGAAGGACCGCCGGTTCTGGGCGTTTGGGCGCGACGATcgtgagcgcgagaaggcgTTTAAGGTGCATCtccgcgagctgggcgagcggaagcgtgccgacgccgagcgcgccgagaaggacttcctcgagctcctctcGGAGACCCACATCGCGCCAGAGGCGGAGTGGAGCCAGGTCAAGAGGGGCATCTCTCATGATTCCCGCTACGACGCGGTGGgaagctcgagcttgcgtGCCGAGCTGTTCGCCACGCacctcaagaagctcgCTGCGGAAGGCAACGCTGAGGACCCTGCcacgcggcgcgcacgagagaagaaggagcggCAGGAGGCGAGTCTGGCGCAGCGCCAGAACGCTGTAAGGGCGCACCAGGCTGTGAtcggggaggaggccaGCAAGGCGCGTCGGTCTgcggggagggaggagggtgagcgCCTCTtcggcagcctcctcgtcgacgtggtGCGTTCCGACACTACTTGGGAAGACATCTTGCCTATCCTGCGGCAGGACCGGCGATTCGCGCACCCTGCCCTGCGTGACGGTGACCGGCGTCGACTGCTCGAGGGAcacgtcgagcgcatccgcgagaccaaggccgaTGAGCTCTCGTCTCTGTTCGCGCGGCATGCCAAGCTGGAGACGACCTTTGGCGACATCTACGAGAagatcgccgacgacgcgcttgtCCAGCGCCTCGGTCTTGGTGctgcggcgctcgaggaacGGTTCAACGCATGGCGCCGTGCGCGTGAGACAGTCGCCCGCGCCGAGTTCTACGACCTCCTGCGCGAGAACAACTTTGTCGAGTTCTGGGGCCGGATGCGGAacaaggtcctcgacgacgcggcgaccaaggtcaagcaggacgaggatgaagtcgaggagggcatggACGTCACTGCACTCGCGAAGCAGGTCGACCTGGCCGAAATCAAGGCTATTCTCCGGCGCGACCAGAGGTACCGCCAGTTTGACCACGTTGGAGATGAGCGGGAGATGTGGCTCAGA GAATACCTCGAGAACCTGGAGGGGTCGACGGGTACGGAGACGATCCACAAGATTGGGTAG